The sequence ACGATCGACGCGGTCTGAGCGGCGCGGGCCGTCACAGGCCCGTCCCGGGAATCCAGCTCGTGCCCGCCAGCGGAACCCTCGCCATCGCCGACGCCTCGATCGAGATCGCAACGAGGTCTTCGGGTTCCAGATGCTGGACATGCGCCTTGCCACATGCACGGGCGATGGTCTGGGCCTCCATCGTCATCACGCGCAGAAAGTTGGCGAGCCGGCGCCCGCCCTCGACGGGATCGAATCGTGCGGCGAGTTGCGGATCCTGCGTGGTGATACCCGCCGGGTCTCTGCCGTCCTGGAAGTCGTCGTAATAGCCGGCAGCAGAACCCAGCTGCTCGTACTCCGCGGCATGGCGAGGATCGTTGTCACCGAGCGCGATCAGGGCAGCGGTGCCGATCGCGACCGCATCGGCACCGAGCGCCATCGCCTTCGCGACGTCGGCACCGTTGCGGATCCCACCGGACACGATCAGCTGTACCCCACCGTCGCCCGTGCCTCCGCCCACACCGGTCCGATGGACGCCCAACTCCTGCAACGCCTGTACGGCCTGCGGGATCGCGGCGAGGGTGGGGATGCCCACATGTTCGATGAAGACGTCCTGCGTGGCGGCCGTCCCACCCTGCATGCCGTCGACCACCACCACGTCGGCGCCGGAGTGCACCGCGAGCTTGACGTCGTAGTACGTGCGACTGGCCCCGACCTTCACATAGATCGGCTTCTCCCAGTCGGTGATCTCGCGGAGCTCGTTGATCTTGATCGCCAGGTCGTCGGGACCCGTCCAGTCGGGATGACGCGACGCGCTGCGCTGATCGATGCCCTCGGGGAGAGTGCGCATGCCAGCGACACGTTCGGAGATCTTCTGTCCCAAAAGCATTCCACCGCCACCAGGTTTGGCGCCCTGGCCGAGTACGATCTCGATGGCGTCGGCGCGGCGCAGGTCGTCGGGGTTCATGCCGTAACGCGACGGCAGATACTGGTAGACGAGGTTCTTGGACTGTCCTCGCTCTTCGGTGGTCATCCCGCCGTCGCCGGTGGTGGTCGATGTCCCCACCTCCGATGCACCACGGCCGAGTGCCTCCTTGGCACGACCGGAGAGCGCACCGAAGCTCATGCCCGCGATGGTGACCGGAATGTCGAGGTGCAGCGGATATTTGGCGTTTCGGCTCCCCAGCACGACGTCGGTGTCACACTTCTCGCGGTAACCCTCGAGCGGGTAGCGCGACATCGATGCGCCAAGGAAGAGCAGGTCGTCGAAATGTGGCAGCTTCCGCTTGGCGCCCCAGCCCCGGATGTCGTAGATGCCGGTCTCGGCGGCCCGCTGGATCGCTGCGATGGTGGTGCGGTCGAAGGTGGCGGACTCACGCAGGCCACGCTGTTCGACGGTCAGGTTGTCGGTCATGGTGTTCTCCGGTGGTAGAGGGTGGATCTCGATACGGCGCCTCGCTTCGCTCGGGGCCTACTCGATCAGCGAGAAGGCGGAACACGGCGTATCGAGACCACCCGATGTCAGTACGCGGACGAGTTGTCGACGTGGAAGTGGTACAGCTCGCGAGCCGACCCGTAGCGGGTGTAGTCCGCGGGGTCGTCATCCCTGAACCCGGCCGCCTTCAGGAGGCCGGCGAGTTCTTCGAGATGCTCGGCACGCATCGGCTTCGAGATGCAATCCGCACCGAGCGATCCCACGTCGCCCCGGACATAGATGTGCGTCTCGTAGATCGAATCACCCAGGCCGTCTGCGGCATTCCCACGGATCACCAACCGACCCGCCTGTGCCATGAACGCGCTGTTGTGACCGACGTTCCCGCCGATGACGATGTCGGCGCCCTTCATGGAGATCCCGCATCGTGCCGCGGCGTCACCCTCGACGACCAGGAGACCTCCGTGTGCGGTGGCGCCTGCCGACTGCGATGCGTTGCCCTTGACCACCACGGTCCCACTCATCATGTTCTCGGCCACACCGGTTCCGGCGTTGCCGTTGATGATCACTTCGGCCTTCTGATTCATCCCGGCCGCGTAGTAACCGACATGCCCGTTGACGGTGATCTTCACCGGGGCGTCGACCCCCGCCGCGACGCTGTGGGCGCCCGACGGGTTCTCCACGACGATCTCGCCGGCGATCTCGTCACCATGCAGTGCCGCGTTGACGTCACGCAGCGACGTGGTCGCGAGATCGAAGACATGATTGGGGTTCAGCGTGTCCATGCGTAGACCACCTCCGGCTCGGGTTCCCAGATGCGTGCATTCTCGACGCCAGGCAGATCAGCGAGCGCGCGATACTCGCTCGCCATCGCGACCCAGTCGTCGGTTTCGGCGATCACCGCCGGCTTACAGGCGATGGCATCGCGTACCACCGCGAACGAATCGTGATTCGACACCACCAGCGTGTAGAAGCCGTCGAAGGTGGCACACACCTCCTTCAGCGCCGTCTCGACATCCTTGCCCTGCGCGAGCTGATGTGCGACGAAGCGGGCACCCACCTCGGTGTCGTTCTCACTGTCGAATTCGATTCCGTGCGCCCGCAATTCGCGACGGATGGTGGCGTGGTTCGCGAACGACCCGTTGTGGACCAGACACTGCTCCGGACCCACGGCGTACGGGTGCGCCCCCGACGGGGTCACCGCGGACTCGGTGGCCATCCGGGTGTGCCCGACGCCCTGCCAGCCCGTCGCCGCGGGAAGATTCCAGGCTTGCACGAGGTCGCGGGGTGCGCCGACACCTTTGAGCACGGTGAGATCGGCACCGAATCCGGCGACCAGCGCTTCCGGGTACACCGCTCTCGCCGCCGCGAGAACCTCCTCTGCGCTCACCGCCGCGGTCAGCAGGAGTGTGTCGTCCACCAGCCGAGCATCCACCGGTGAGCCGAGGACCTCACCCACCATCGCTCGTGCGGCCGCGGTGTCGTCGACGCCGGTCTCCAGCATCGACACGCAACCGTGTCCGGACGGTGACCAGGTCGGGTCACCATAGACGGCGACGCCTGCCGAGTCGGCGCCTCGATCCTGCATCTCGCCCAGCATGCCGCTGAGCAACTCCCCCAGCCGGGGATGGAGTTCGGGGTTGCGCAGGTGCAACCCGACGATTCCACACATTTCTTGTCTCTCCCTGTTGTCAGAAGGCGGTCAGATAGTTGTCGATCTCCCACGGCGACACCGCGGAGTGCCAGGCGAAGAACTCCTCCCGCTTGAGTCGCGAGAAGTATTCGGACACCGGAGCATCACCACCGGCCCAGTCATCCGGCACGGCCGCGTCCAGTACCCCGCCGATCACGGCGTCGGCGTCGAGCGCGTCGACGGCATGCAGCAAGGTGAGCGGCAGGGCTCCGACATGCTCGGGGCAGGTGCCGATCGCCCCCGGGTCGAGACTGCGCTTGATGCCGTCGAGCCCGGCGCCGAGCGCGGCCGCGATGGCGAGGTACGGATTCGCCGAACCGTCTCCGCCGCGCAATTCCACCCGCTGGTCGTCGGGCACGCGGACATAATGAGTGCGGTCGTTGCCGCCATAGGTCGGCCGCCGAGGCGCCCACGACGCCCCGAACGTGTGGCCGTCGCACCGGTTCTCTTGTACGAGTTGACCGTTGGCGCCATCACCGCCTGCAGGGCGGCGGCGTGTTCGAGCACACCTCCGACAAAGCCGTACGCGGTGGATGACAACCCGAGGCCTCGCTCGTCCTCGTCCGGCGCCCCGCGAACACCGGGGCACCGCCCGAGGTCAGCGAGAGGTGAAGGTGCAGCCCAGAACCGGTGCGCTCCGCGAACGGCTTGGGCATGAAGGTCGCGACCATCCCACGCTCGGCGGCGATGGTGGACAACAGGTATCGCAACGTGACAACCCGGTCGGCGGTGGTGAGCGCCTCGGCGTACGTGAAATTCTGCTCGAACTGACCGTTCCCGTCCTCGTGGTCATTGGCGTAGTTGCCCCACCCCAGTTGATTCATGGCGGTCGACACCGCGGTCAGATGGTCGTACATGCGGGTCAGGCCGCGAACGTCGTAGCACGGTTGATCGGAATCGTCGGCGGCATCCGCGGTGATCAGCGACCCGTCGACGGCACGCTTGAGAAGGAAGTACTCGACCTCGGCGCCGACCCATGGCTCGAATCCGGCATCGGCGGCCTGGGCGACCAGCGTCTTGAGAATGTTGCGGGGCGCGAACGGCCACGGCTTGCCCTGCACATGCGGGTCGCAATGAACCAGTGCGAGCCCTTCCTTGATGAAGGGGATCGGGAGAAACGACGACACGTCCGGGATCGCCACCAGATCGGGATCCTTCGGCTCCTGTCCGATCGCCCCCACGGCGTAGCCCGCGAAACCCACTCCGTCGGTGGCGAGTTCGTCGACTGCCTCGATCGGGACTAGTTTGGCACATGGCTTGCCCCGGAGGTCGACGAAGAGGGCCAGGATGAACTTCGTCCCGGCGGCCGCACAGAGGTCGGCGAGAGCGTGTGTGTCGGTCATGATGATGTCTCCAGAGTGAGGCCGATGCGATCAGTATGTCTACTGTTGTGAACCTTTGTCTAGTTCTAGTAGACCGCCTGGGTGTTTCGGTCCTGTTACGCGCTGATGAGCGGTTGGTGTCACTTGCCGGAGGTCGGTCAGGGACGACAAAGCTCCCCTTCTCCCGATGCGGGAGAAGGGGAGCCGGTGGGGAGCCGGTGGGGCACTGGAGGTCAGGAGGTCGCAAGATCTCGTGGTGGCCCGGCGACGTCCCCGGGCTCGGCGGAGGCTGCCCGCCCGATCATGGCCTCCGTCAACCCGGATCCGTGACCGACCCCTGCTGCCGGGATCTCGTATGCCGTCTCGGCATGAACGGTCGAGTCGAGGCCCGTCATCTCGGTCTCCTCGTCGACACGCAGTCTCATGACCTTGTTGAGTCCCTTGGCTATCAACCAGGTCATGACGAACGAGTACGTGCAGGTGATGACGATGCCGGCGAGTTCGCGCCACAGGACCGCGATGTCACCGCCGAACAGGATGCCCTGCACCCCCGCCGGGGCCGACCCCGAGGCGAACAGGACGATGCAGAGTGTGCCCACGATGCCGCCGATGCCGTGCACCGCGAAGGCATCGAGGGTGTCGTCGACCTTGAACTTGCTCTTGAAGCTCAGACACAGGGCGACAACACCACTCGCGACGATGCCGACACCGAGCGCACCGACGGGACTCATGGTGTTCGCCGACGGCGTGATACCGACGAGGCCCGCGATGGCACCGGTCATCAAGCCCAGCGAGGTCACATGCCCCTCGCGGATACGCTCGACGATGCAGAAGCCGATCATGCCTGCCCCACCCGCGAGCAACGTGTTGAGGATGACGAACTGGGTGAGAAAGTTGGCACCGCCCGCGCAACTCCCGTTGAACCCGAACCATCCGAACCACAGGATGCCGCCACCGAGCAGTGCGAGTGGGACGTTGTGTGGTCGCTCCGTCCGGCGACGACGTGCACCGAGGACCATCGCCAGCGCGAGCGCGGCGACACCCGCATTCATGTGCACCGCGGTACCGCCGGCATAGTCGTGGATCTTGATGTCGTTCAACAGGAAACCGCCGCTGTAGCCGTCGCCGTCGGCGGCGAACACCCAGTGCGCCACCGGGAAGTAGACCAGCGTCAGCCAGATCGGTGCGAACACCAGCCATGCGGTGAACTTCATGCGGCCCGCTGCACCGCTGGCGACGATGGCCACGGTGATCGCGGCGAAGAGGATGAACCATGCCGCGATGTAGAGCACCTGGATGCCGCCGGACCCGTCGTCGGACATCCACTGGCTCAATCCGATGTAGTCGGCCGGGTTGCCGATGATCCCCCAATCCTTCACCGACGGCCCGGAGACCAGCCCGTAGCCGAACAGAACATAGAGAACGCAGGTGATGCCGAGGGTCGCGAGCACCATGGTCATCATGTTGAGCACATTGCGTGCTCCGACCATGCCGCCGTAGTAGAGCGCCAGGCCGGGAAACATCAGCAGGACGAACACGAATGCCGCGAGCATCCAGGAGAGATCCGCGTGCGCGGAGAGAACTGCTTCCATGAGTGTGTCTTTCGGTGAGAGTTGACGGTGGGCCGGGTCGTGCGGGTGGTCAGCTGCGGAGATACGCGACCACGTCGTCGCGGTAGTCGAGGAAGCCCTTGTACGAGGCGATGGGGTCGCTCAGCGTCTCGATCACGGTCGCGAGTTGCTGCGCCCAGGCAGGGATACGCCGGACTTCCTCCAGCGATGCCATGAAGGTCCGGATGTTGAAGGTCACCGCACCTGTCATCGGCAACCGGATGAAGTGCTCGAGCTCGATTCGCAGTCGCGCGCGAGCGAAGTCGTTGTCGTCGATCATCTGTGGGATGTCATGACGCCACGACGGCAACTCCTCGAGACTCACGTCGAGCTTGGGGGAGTCCGATGCCGACAGGGTCCAGTTCACCCTGCGGTAGACCTGGTCGGCCGGCAACCTGCGGAGGAACTGCTCGGCCCGCGCCACGACTCCGTCGCGGATCAGACCCGGGACGGGCGCATGGATCTCGTATATGTCCATGCCGACGTCGAAGGTCACCGACCATGCGGCGGCGAACGTGACGGCGCCCGCATCGAAGTACAGTCGGCCATCCCGCTCGATCACCAGCAGGAGGTCGTCGGGCACCTCACGCGCCAGGAAGTCGAGCGGACCGTGCGGAAGGGAGCCGCCGTCGTTCAGCACGAAGTACTGATCGGTCTCGAGAAGATCATTGCGCCAATGGAATCGGGCATCGCCGTATTCGGTCAGCCGCATCACGTCAGGGTGGCCGACGGCCAGATCCCGCAAGTAGTAGAGCAGCAGATCCCAGCAGGCAGGCTCCATCCCGCGACGGACCTTGACGCGGGGCGGATCCGCGTCGAGGATTCGTCGCCGCTCGGCCATGATGATCGGGTAGTCGGCGCCGCCGAGGTCGACGATGTGTCGCCCCCATTCGCCTGCCCTGGTGGCTCGGGGGACACGAGCGGGCTCCACGTTGACGGAGTATCGGAACTCGGCGAGGTCGTCGGGGAACGGCCACGGAAGATTGGCCAGGTGATCGGCGGGACCCGGGAGAATGTCGCCCGGCGCGGTGGCTGATGATCCGGCAGTGACGTTCACAGGTCCACCTCGATGTCCCGGCCGCGGGAGACACAGCACAGCATGGTGTCGCCGGCCGCCCGCTCGTCGACGCTCAGCACGAAGTCCCGATGGTCGATCACGCCGGACCGGACACCGATACGACACTCTCCGCAGACACCCTGTCGGCAGAGGTTCTCCACCCGGACACCGTGATCGAGGAGACGTTGTAACAGCGATACACCGGACGGCACTTCTATCACCGCACCCGTGCTCGCCACCGTGACCTGAAAGGCTTGCCCCGGATCCTGTTCAGGCGCCGAGAATCGCTCGAGATGAACTCGCGACGCCACCCATCCCGCCGTGTACGCGGCATCCTCGTACAGGTCGAGCAGCGCAGCCGGCCCGCAGGCGTAGGCGTGGGTGCCCAGCGGCTGCTGCACGAGACGGTCGGCGAGCACCCATCGCGTGTCGTCGGAGCCCGACACCTCGAACAGGGTGATCGACGGACTCTCGGCGAGCGACCGCACGTCGGTGAGGTGCGCCGCGCTGCCCGGCCGGTAGGAGTAGACGATGTCTGCGGTACCGCCCAGGCGGGCGATGGAACGCGCATGGGACAAGATCGGCGTGATACCGATGCCGCCGGCGATCAGAAGCGCATGGTGCTGATCCCATACCGGGCCGAACATCGATCGCGGACCCTCGACATGGAGCACATCTCCTTCGGCGACGTTCTCGTGCAACCAGTCCGAGCCGCCCCCGGCGCCACGGCGCAACACCGAGATCCCGTAGTCCGTCGGAAGCATGCCGTCGCCGACGAGTGAGTAGGCGTTGCGATGTTCACCTGCGGTGACGATCACATGGCTTCCGGGCCGGAACGGAGTGAGCGGCCCACCGTCCGCCGGGACCAGCCGATAATGGTTGATCGCGGGGGTCAACGGCGTCACATCGACCACCCGCATCACGCGCCGACCGGTGTCGTACCCGGGGTGACGATGAGCCGACACAATCGGTTCGTCGACGACCGTCACGAGGAGCCCTCCGCCCAGGAGCCGAGAAAGCTTCCCAGCGTGGCCGAATGATGCGCGTGCACCTCGAGCCGCCGGCCGCACCCGGGACAATCCACGACGCCGCCCGCCTCCGCTTCGACACGATGGGTGTCGCGGCAGTGCACGCAGTACAGCGGCAGGTCACGGGTGTGACTCGCGAAAGCCGAGAGCTCCTCGGGCACAGCGCCCTTCTCACGTGCGAGTGCGAGTGCGGTGAGAACATCGAACTGTCCGCCGACGATGTGGATGCGCACCCCGGTGCGAGACGATTCCAGTGCCGCGACCAATGCTGACCGATCTTCCTCGGCGTCAAGAGAATCGAGCACCAGGAGCCGAGTCGGAGCGATCGCCTCGGCCGTCGACACCCACGTATGGGCAACGTCCCCGACGACCGCCTCGTCGCCGACCGCCACCACCAGGAACGACGTCCCCGCCGGATCGATCGCGTCCGGAGTGGTCGGCCACACGGGCAGGCCGTGGTCACTGCGCACCTCCGCGGTGGTCCGCTCGGCCGAGACCGCATCGCGGAGCCATCGCGCGGCCCGGTCCTTGTACTTGATGATGCCCTTGTAATCGGCCATGTCGTCAGGTAATTCGTCCAACACCTCGGCCGCACGTCGTCGCCACGGCTCAACGGTGGCAACGACATCGAGGGGCAACATGTAGGTCCGGATGAGGAACATCACCGCGCCCGAATCGGGCAGTCGGATCAAGTGCTGAACCTCGACGCGCAGATGGACGAGTCGGCCGAAGGTGGCGTCATCGGCCTGCAGGATCATCTCGCGATCCGGACCCCATTCGGGGTACCGCTCGGTGGAGACGTCGAGTCGCCGTCCGATCGTCAACGTCCAGTTGGTCCGCCGGTACGGTCTGTGCGGCTGAAGACGCTTGAGGAACTCGTGCGCACGGGTGATGACCCCCTCGTCGCGGACCCTCGGTACCGGACCGTGGATCTCCAGGAAGCTCATGCCGACGTCGAAGCCGAAGCTCCAGTCGGCCGCGAATGTCACCACACCGGCATCTGCGAAGAGTTGCCCGGCACGGTGATCGAGCAGCACCACATCCTCCTGGATCTGGCCGCAGATGTATCGCAACGGTTCCTCGGGAAGCGTCGCGTCGTCTCCGTAGACGAAGGTGTCCTCGATTCCGAGCAGACTGTTCTCCCAATGCCATTCATCTCCGACAGCACGGAGAACGAAGTCGTCGGGATAACTCGTCGCGAGCTCGCGCATCAGGGTCAGCATCGCGTCCCACGCCGCAGGCCGCATATGCGGCAGCACTGCATGACGCGTGCCATCCGCGTCGAGCACAGCTGAGCGCTCGGACAGTTCGTGGTGGTACTCGTCGTCGATGTCGACGACCCGTTCACCCCACTGACCGATCGCGGTGGTGACGACGTGATCCGCCGGCTCGACGTTGGTGCTGTACCGGTAGCGATCGTCGACGAAAGGAAACGGAAACCGTGCCGGCAGCGACGGGCCGGAAAGTGCGAGGGTCACAGTGGTACCTCCAGTGTGCATCCTTCGGATGCGCGCGAGACGCATGGCATGAACGCGTCCCCGGCCCTCTTCTCCTCGTCGGTGAGGTAGAGGTCCCGGTGGACCGGGGTTCCGCCCGACAGGGGTAGGCGGCATTCACCGCATACGCCCTGTCGACAACGGTTGGGTATCGACATCCCGTGATCTTCCAGAGCTTCGAGTACCGAGGTCCCGGATGGGATGTCCAGCGTGGCGGACGATTCGGTCAACCGCACGGCAAACCGGTCACCGGCCTCGAGCGCGTCCGCACCGAAACGCTCGACGTGGATCCTCGACTGCGGCCAGCCCAGGGCGGCCGCGGACTCGACCACGGTGTCGATCATGCCGACCGGGCCACACGCGTACATGTGGGTACCGACCGGCTGATCGGCCAGGACCTGCGCGAGTCGTATGGCGAAGGACTCACGGTCGATGAACAGCTCCGCATCTCGGCCCGCCAGATCGACGACGTCGTCGATGTGTGCGGCATGCCCTTCACGGAACACGTACAGCACCTGCACATCTCGTCCCCAGCGGCGGGCGGCCCGCAGGTGCGAGACGATGGGCGTGACGCCGATGCCACCCGCGAAGAACAGGTGCTTGCCGGCCCGCGCCGCCGGCGCGAAGGCGCTACGGGGCGATTCGACATCGATGACGTCGCCGATCGAGACACGGTCGTGCATCCACCGCGATCCACCGTTGCCCTCCGCGACGCGTAACACGGAGATGGAGTAGTGCGTCGGCGCAACGCCATCAGACGTCACGCTGTAAGCGTTCGTCCGCTCCCCCGCCGTGACGACGAGATGGCTCCCGGGCACGAACCCGGGAAGCTCGGCGCCGTCGGGAGCCGCGAACGTGATCTCGCGGACCCCTCCCGCGGTGTCGACGACCGAGGTGACGACCAGCTTCATGATGCGTTCTCCCCTGGCGGCACTGCCGTCTCCGCGTCGACCATGTAGCCGAGGTACCGGCCGGATCGTCGGGAGACGTGGTGGTAGATGAGCAGATTGCGGTCGCAGCCCGCGCACACGACGACCTCGCCGACCACCGCAGGCGTCGCGGTCACCGCTCGGCAATGGGTGCACGAGACCTCGAGGTCGCCGAATTCGGTTGTCGTCACATAGATCTCGTCGTCTTCCAACCCCGCCGAGTGGGCGACGCCGCGCAGTGCGAGCGCGGCCCCCGCGGGCCCGACGATGATCACCCGGATGCCCACCCGGGCCTCCATCAGCTCCACCCGCAACGCGGATGCGGCTCGATCGGGTCCGGAGAAGGTCAGCACCCGGTGCTCGGCGTCGCCCGGTAACGCGTCTCTCCATCGCGCGATCTCGACGAGCGCAGGGTCGCCCACGCCGATGAGCAGGAACGACCTGCCCGACACCTCGGGCAGGTCGTCACCGATCGGCGCCCCTGGTCGCGCCCAGACGGGGATGCTGGAGACCGAGATCTGTGACATCGGTCCTCAGAGGAGATCTGCGTCGCGATGCCCGGCATAGAACGCGAGGGCATAGCTCGGTGTGCTGAAGTGGATCTTCGACCCCTTGGGGAAGAAGATCGCGTCCTTGGCCTTGGCCACCGCGGTCTGTCCGGTCTCTTTGTTCTCCAGCAGGAACTCGCCTTCGAGAACCACCTTCATCTCGTCGTACTCGTACTCGTAGTACAGCGGGTCGTCGGTGTGACGCAGTTCGAAGTAGCCGGAGCACATCACGCTGCCCTGCGGGTTCTCGTAGACGTCGCCGATGAATCCCTCGGTGCCCGGGTACTCCGCGTCGGGCATCTTGGGCAAGTTCTGCCAGGCATCGCTGGTGACGAGAAACGGTGTCGCGGTGTCGGTGCTCTCCACGGTCATCTGCATCCTCCGGAATCCTTTGGGTTACTCTTCTGCCGACATAACAGCAGTAGACTTTGTTCGATCTGATGAAACTCCTGCCGTGTTACCGCTGCATGACGGCGCCGTTTATTGTTGTAAAACCAGGTCTACCGTGAGTAGACGATCGTCGGGGCATACTCGAGACCATGGAATCGTCTTCGGCCATCGATGTTGCGGTCGTCGGGACCCTGAACATGGACGTGATCGTGCAGGTCGGTCGGATGCCCCGCACGGGAGAGACCCTCCTGGGCCGCTCACTGTCCGAGCGGCCCGGCGGCAAGGGCGGCAACCAGGCCCTGGCCGCCGCGGGGGTGGCACGTACCGCGCTGATCGGCGCCGTCGGCAACGACGACGCGGCACAGCGGCTGGTGCGAAACCAACAGGATGGAGCGGTCGAGATCAGCCGGCTTCATCACGCTGTCGGGATCAGCGGTCGGGCGATCATCGAGGTCGACGACGCGGGCGACAATCGGATCGTCGTCCTGACCGGGGCCAATGCCGCCCTCACCGCCGACCACGTCAAGGCGGGTCTGGACGGATTGGCGCCGACAATTGTTCTCACACAACTCGAATCGCCACCCGACGTCACGGCCGCCGCGGTGGCCTGGACCGCCGCGAACGAGCGCCGGTTCATCCTGAACCCGAGCCCTGTCCGCAGATTGGACGACCACGTCATCGCCGCTGCGGACCCGTTGATCCTCAACGAGGGGGAGGCCGTGTACTACGCCGGCGGCGGCTCGACCGGCGATCCCACCGAAATCGCTCGTCGCCTGGTCGACCGCGCTCGCTCGGTGGTGATCACGCTGGGCTCCGACGGTGTGGTCGTGGCGACACCAGACGACGTGCGGCGCATCGACGTGGAACAGGTGCGGGCCGTGGACACCACGGGTGCGGGAGATCTGTTCGCCGGAACCCTCGCCGGGCATCTCGCGCGCGGTACTGCGCTGGCCGACGCGGCCGCGCTGGCGTCGGCCGCGGCCACCGAATTCGTTGCGCGGCCGCGTGATCGGTGAGCACTACCGGCGAACGTACCGATGTAGGACGGGCCCCGAGTCGAACCGACGCGTCTCGACCAGCTCGAGGTCCAGCCGCACGCCGGCCGGAAAGAACGGCACGCCACCGCCCACCGTCACCGGATGGATCATGGGGAGGAACTGCTCGATACGGTCGATCATCGACGCAGCGAGCGCAGCGCCTCCGACCTGTACCGGACCCTCACGATCGGTGACGTCGTCGACGGTGTGGACGAGTTCGGCGCCGTCGACCTCCGTCAGCG is a genomic window of Gordonia sp. SID5947 containing:
- a CDS encoding dimethylamine monooxygenase subunit DmmA family protein; amino-acid sequence: MSQISVSSIPVWARPGAPIGDDLPEVSGRSFLLIGVGDPALVEIARWRDALPGDAEHRVLTFSGPDRAASALRVELMEARVGIRVIIVGPAGAALALRGVAHSAGLEDDEIYVTTTEFGDLEVSCTHCRAVTATPAVVGEVVVCAGCDRNLLIYHHVSRRSGRYLGYMVDAETAVPPGENAS
- a CDS encoding ethanolamine utilization protein encodes the protein MTVESTDTATPFLVTSDAWQNLPKMPDAEYPGTEGFIGDVYENPQGSVMCSGYFELRHTDDPLYYEYEYDEMKVVLEGEFLLENKETGQTAVAKAKDAIFFPKGSKIHFSTPSYALAFYAGHRDADLL
- a CDS encoding ribokinase; this translates as MESSSAIDVAVVGTLNMDVIVQVGRMPRTGETLLGRSLSERPGGKGGNQALAAAGVARTALIGAVGNDDAAQRLVRNQQDGAVEISRLHHAVGISGRAIIEVDDAGDNRIVVLTGANAALTADHVKAGLDGLAPTIVLTQLESPPDVTAAAVAWTAANERRFILNPSPVRRLDDHVIAAADPLILNEGEAVYYAGGGSTGDPTEIARRLVDRARSVVITLGSDGVVVATPDDVRRIDVEQVRAVDTTGAGDLFAGTLAGHLARGTALADAAALASAAATEFVARPRDR